The nucleotide sequence ttttaaaatacagtTACGTGAATTTTTTTACCAATAAAATACTTAAAGAAGTTGTAAGGTAAAGTTCTTCTTCtagaaaacaagaaaatcaatttAAGCTCAATACTTGAAATTTTATCTCTTTATTGTTTAATAGATATTGTAGGAAGTATTAGTTGCAGATCTTCCATGAATATTGCTTATTCttggaataaaatcaaaatagagaAGGACAAAAAAAAATGCATAGCCTCCTCTCCGCCGGTGACAAccttttttgttcttgttcttcttcttcttttcattttgtCCTTTTTCTCTTCTCCATTTTTCTTATCACAGTCATTTTACTTCGTTAGATCTATTTTTCTCACTGATTGAGGGCTTATTCTTCACTATTTAGTGGTGAAATTGGTAATTGATGAAAAAATGAGTAGTgggtatgtttttatttttgatgattgaaaatCATCACAAAAAAAAACTGCGTCTAGCAACGGATTTATAGCAACAAAGGCTTTTTCGTCGCTAATTAACGACGGAATTGCAACGAAATAGAAATTTTGTcgctaaataaatgaaattaaaattaatagcCTAATTAGTGACGGAATGACAACGGAATATAAAATTGGTTGCTAATTTTTGGCGGTAAATATTGGCGCCTTTATTTTGGTGACAAAATTAGCAACAAAAATGGGGGAATTTTTTTTTGACATGGTGGAGAAGACAATAGCAACGAAAATACTGTCGCTGGAAgtattttaccatttttaataatatattaggtatatatttaattaatgattagCAACGGATTATATATTCGTTGCTAAATCCGTCACCCTACCAACCTAATATTAGGGCTATgtcttttatttcactttgttcCCAAAATATAACATCATCCGCCTTTCTCTTCAAAAACTGTCCCCTTGCCCTTTTCTCTCCCTAATCGCTCAATATCAGTCGAAAAAAGTGTCAATGGACTAATTTTGAATCTAAATTAGAGGTTAGATTTTATATCTCGTAATTTTAGTTGTTTCtcctcttttaatttcttaatttctatgttAGAAGTGACGTGTTAATGATATGTTTAGGGTTTTTTGAGCTATTTTAGTTAGGGTTCTTCGATTATTGTGTTAAAAAATTCGATAAATGGTTATTTACTCGAAATGAGAACCGTATTttctttctcaaaattatttttatggggtttttGATGTTCCAATGTTGCATGTCTATGAATCTGAAATTTCTTCAACAAAATTTCTAGTTGTGATTTAATTTTCAGTGTTTTGTATACACTGATTATGTtaggttttttgattttttatttgaagttctatttgtgatttttttgagctttttcaattttctttgttCGAATGCTGTGTTAAAACCTTGTGTTAGTGGTTATTTAATCGAAATGGGAAtaatatttttcctcttaacttctatttatgtttttttttgtatcttctgTTCCAGGTTCATTAATCTCTGATTTCTTCAACAAATTTTTCATTTGTGTGGTTTAGTTTTGTCTTTTTTATGTACAGGTTTATGTAAGATTGTACTTAGTGTGTTGCatgttgaaaaaattagaaaacataGAGCAGTTTAAGTCACTTTTGCTTACTGTTGTTCTGATTTTCTGTAAACAATAAAATGTAGTATGTTTCATGTTCCTTTGAAATTTTGTAATTGTCATAatcattttctattttgttgtGTTGACTGTTTAGCCTTTATCCTTCCAAAGATTTCATTTGTGGGATCACATTTGGtatatattgttgttttttattaatcTGATTGTGATGTTATATTTTGGGTTTTCAGAGAGATCCACTAAGGATACCAGCAAGTGCCAGAATGTGAGCTAGCATATATCTGTTACTATaacatttttccttttaaatgATTTTcgattagtttttcatatgtttctCTATTGCCGTTTgtgttcttcattattcatgaaactgtctctattttcttttacttaCCGATTGAGGATTTGATTTAAATCCGATTAACTTTTGTGATGTAACTTTGTGTTAAAGTTGTAgactttatttgtttttttttgccAATAAAGTTgcaacttatttttaggttttgtttAATGTTCAGATTTTAGGTATGTACTTTGctgaaatttgatgttttaatctTGTTGTCGGGAGCTTTGCCTCATGCCTTATGATTGTAATGATAGAAGTTTCAGTTTTGTATGTAATTAAATTTTTTCGCTAACACTTATTAAGAAGGACAATGAATGATATGTTGTGTTTTTGATTTCTTGTTTATTTAGAAGAAAAATGACTGATATATTCTATTTCCTTGTATAAATTGAAAGATATGTTCTAGTTTGGTAAGATATTTAATTGTTTCTTCACTTTAGTGGTAATCCTGGATGTATGCAttactaaaatataaaactctaaCTATGTTGTTTATGTCGACATTAATAGGAATATGAATAATCTAGAGCGTAGATGGATGTATGATAGGTTGGATGGTCGAGGGGCTATAAACTCTAGATTCATTACTGGTGTGAATAACTTTATCCTCTTTGCATGTTCTCAACAAAGTTGCATGAGTGGTGACAACATTAGATGTCCATGTAAAAAATGTCGCAATATTAAATACAAGGATGTTGAAAAGGTTAGATACACCTTCTTCATGGTAGATTTTTTAAGGACTATTTTATTTGGAAACATCAAGGGGAAGCAGATCTGATAGGTGAGATTTCTTTCGGTAATGATTTGATCAATGGTGCTCAACTTGAATTGGGATATGATAATCCATATCGACAAATAATTTTGGATGCTACTGGTCCCAACTTTAACCATGGTTACAGCAATATTGAATTTGGACCATCTCATCTGTATGAACCTTCAATTGAGGAGGAACATGAAACTTCGATGGAGGAAGAGCCTAATTTAGAGTACCAAAAATTTTATGAATAGTTCCACTCTGTTGATGCAAAATTGTATCCTAGTTCTTCCCTCTCTCAACTTGCAGTAATCTCTCGAATATTAAATATTAAGATGAAAAATAATATGTCATAGAGGGGGTTCAACCAAATGATGCAATTATTTAAAAAGTCTTTACCGGAAGATAACCTATTAGTTGATAGTTATTATCAGACTAAGAAGCTAGTGCGTACCTTAGGTTTACCGGTTGAAAAGATTGATTGATGTGAATCGGGTTGTATGTTGTATTAGAAAGACCATGACATCTTACCTCTTACAAATTTTGTGGCAAAGAGAGGTATAAGCGTCGAGTTGGCTCTCGTAAGAGGAAATTGGTCCcttataaaataatgtattatttttctttgattcctagATTGAAGAGACTATATACATCCCATACTACAACAGCTAACATGACATGGCATCATGAACATTTAAAAGAGGATGGAGTAATGTGTCATCCATCAGACTCTGAAGCTTGGAAGAATTCAATAAAAGTCATCTTTTTTTTGCCGATGAACCAAGAAATGTTAGGTTGGGGTTATGTACTGATGGCTTCCAACCATTCAGTCAGTCTGGGAGAAAATAGTCTTCATGGCCAGTAATTGTCACTCCATACAATTTACCTCCAGGAATGTGCATGAAAGAGGCTTATATGTTCTTAACTGTCATTGTTCCTGGACCAAATAatcccaaacataaaattgatgtttatctgCATTTTCTAATAAAGTAATTGACGTTGTTGTGGGAGACAGGTGTAGAAGTATTTGAtatctctaaaaataaaattttcaattaaggACAATTTTGATGTGGACAATCAGTGACTTTCTAGCATATTCTATGTTATTAGGATGAAGTACTGCAGGTAAGTTTGCTTGTCCTTATTGTATGAAGGAAACACAATTCTTTAGATTACAACATGGTCGAAAAACATCATGGTTTGACTATCACAGAATGTTTCTTGACCAATATCATCCATTTAGGAGAGATCgtaaaaattttcttaaaggtCGAACTGTCAAAAGATCACCACCACCCTATAGAACCGGAGAAGAGATATTGAATCAAATTTGTGATTTGGGGATAAGAAAAGTAACAAAGTTAGATGCAGAAGAAGTTAATCAACGAATATGTAGTTCTTGTGAATGAAAAAAGCGAAGCATCTTTTGGGATTTACCTTATTGGATTTCTAACATGATTCGACATAAACTCGATgtcatgcatattgagaaaaacttctttgataaTGTATTTAATACAGTCCTCAATATTGataagaaaaccaaagacaatccACAAGCTTGTCTAGATATGGTCAATTACTGTGATCGACCTCAACTGGAAAAGAATGCTTCTGAAAAATATCCCAAAGCTGTATATACAATAGACAAGAAAGTAAGCATAATCTTGTTTAATTGGGTGAAAGGCTTAAAATTTCCAGATgggtatgtttcaaatttgggtAGTGCCCAGACACATCTGCGAAAAGGTTATTTGGCATGAAGAGTCATGATTGTTATGTGTTCATGCAACGATTGATGCCTATTAATTTTCGTGAACTACTTCCAAATAATGTATGGCAGGCACTTATAGAATTGAGCTTATTCTTTAAAGATCTTACATCGACTACTCTCCGAGTGGATGAAATGGAGAGATTACAGGGAGATATTCCACAAATCTTATGCAAGTTAGAACATATTTTTCCTCTTGGGTTCTTTGACTCAATGGAACATCTGCTTGTGCATCTTCCCTATGAAGCAAAGATTACTGGACCTGTACaatatcgatggatgtatccttttgaaaggtaatgaaaaaattcaagtttaactTGTGAGAATAATGTTGTTATTTACTTTTCAAATAGGATGGTTTATCCATTTTTCTATTTAGGTATCTTGGAAGTCTTAAAAGAATGATTGAGAATAAATCAAGTGTTGAGGGTTCTATATGTGAAGCTTACTTGATGACAGAGTCAACACTAttgttttctcattattttgaaccaTATGTAATGACACACAATCATAATGTGGATCGAAATAATGATGGTGGTATTGtggaagaagttgaagaaaatttatcaatattcacCCATCTCGGACGATGATGGGGACAATAAAAAAAGAGGAATCTAACTCTGCAGGAAATCAACGCTGCCTAAACTTACATTTTGCTAAATTGTGAAGAGGTTGAGCCATATGTGAGGTAACAAAGTTAGTTGTATCAACTTAATTTTATAAGCATAGTCAtaaatcatgacttgaaattgaaatcttttttctttaaatgatGTATGTTTGTGCAACATTTGCAAGAAGAATTTTCAAATGtctctcaagatcaaataaaTGAGAGCCTTGAAGCAAATTTCTCTATATGGTTCAAGAAATATTTAAGGCTTCAAAAATTAAGATCTTTTATACAATTATGCACTtaaattagcttatgaaattgaactaaattttataATCTTCTAAATAGGTCCGGCTCAATCATATTGAGAATGAATTCCTATGTAGTCTTGCTCGTGGACCATTGATAGGCGCTACATCTCATTCGGTGTATTTTGTTAATGGATACAAGTTTCATACAAATTTTCATGGTAGCGCAAGATCAATAATGAACAGTGGAGTTTGTATTTCAGATCCAACTTTTGGTGATTTTTACGGGCGAATAAAAGAGATTATAGAAGTGGAACACCACGAAACACCTTTAAAGCGAACTGTACTACTCAAATGTGAATGGTTTGACCCAACTATGAATGTTGgtgttaaaaatcataatcagtATAAATTGGTTGATATTAACTATCATCGCCGATATAAAAAATACGAACCTTTTATTCTGGCAATGCAAGCAACTCAAGTGTGTTATGTGTCTTATCCTAgcaagaaaaaggacaaaaataattGGGTAGCTGTATTGAAGATCAAACCTCAAAATGTTATTGAATTAACCGATGAGGAAATTAAGATAGCTGCAAACCTAAATATTCCATTTCAAGTTGAAGAAGTTCAAGTCTACGAGATAGATATGAATGTTGCGACAGATAAAAGCATACACTTACGTGATGCAAATGGTGGATTAATTGAAATGGATGAAGTTACTGATGATGGTTTATTACAAGAACATCATGACAAACAAGAGAATGCTACAGAAGAAGAGTATGAAACTGAGGAAGATTTGGAAGAAGACACAGATAGCGATTAGTGCTTGataaaaaatatgttattatatcttatttttattttgtgagcaGCCATTTTGTCAAactagtatcattttttttgtctcGTTGTTTACACAAAACTTGTTGCTTCAACTGGTTTTATGCTCTACTTCTCAATTTTTGACTCTTTCATTTCTCATTCATTTTTTAGGCTATAACTGTGCTTTTACATTTTCTAATACCTTATCTATATATTATTGTTTGCTTCTCTTGGTATTATTAAGTTTGCATATTATTTCCACTTTAACTAATACAGTTTTTTTATAGATATGGCTAGAAGTCGAGGACGTGGAAGCACAGGACGTGGAGGCAAGTCTGCAGTTAAAAGTAATAATGATGTTACTGCAAATGTACCTACTATTTCTACTCCTGCTATTGTTACTTCTCAAGCTGATGTCATAGGtggtcaaaataatacaaatcaagTTCAACCATTAATTCCTCAAATTAGATCAATGGTTCAAACTTCTGATGATGGTAGCAACCATACAACTCCTGAATAATCTCCGATTGCTTTAAATCAAATCAACAGAACAAGAGAAGGTACATCTACTTTAAAGAACCAAATAGGTGAGCTTCTTAACCAATCGACTTCATCCTTTAAAATGGCTGAACATAATCAATTTTTGGTCTGCTTTCtgtctatacatatatatatatgttttatttttttctggttAATGATCTGTTGTTGCTTCTTCATTTGAGAGTTCTTGTGGACAGAATTATAATGAGAGATTCTGCAGTATTTTGGTGGTTCGATTGGTAGTTCATGATCTGTTGGTGGTTCTTGTTGTGATTATTTTGGTGATTCTATTagtgatttttgttttgttgttggtTCTTCATTTAGGAGGAGTTCTTATGGGAAGAATTACAATGAGagtattttgttgtattttggtAGTTCTGTTGGTGATTTTTGATCTGTTGGTGGTTCTTATTATGAGTATTTTGGTGGTTCTTATTATGTTGGTGGTTCTTAATCTGTTCTTGATTCTTGTTGTGAGCATTCCAATGTTATATGGGATTCCAGAATGACAGTGAGGTATGTTGTTGTCAGGTATTTTGTTGGATGGgatttaaaaattagaatattaTATAATGTCGTGACTTTTTGTGCAAAATTTGcatcttttttttactttaaaaagtttaatttttttaatagatatgaATCGAGGAAGAGGTACAGGTCGAGGAAGCATAGGGTGTGCGGGAAAGTCAGCAGCTAGGACTAATATGCCTGTTCGTATTGCAAACATGCCTACTATTCCCACTCATACAGTTGCGCCACAAACAGCTGGTGGCATAGGTGCTCCAACTTCTAATCATGATAGTATGTCTCCTTCTACTCCAAATCAGACCAACCCAACAACTGTAGGTATGTCTTCACAAACTAACAAAGTAGGTGAGGACATATCTAGTAGCAACACAAATGGAGAAAGTAATTTCAGTCGGAGCAATGTGTAGACCTTTTTTACTATAACTTCTGTAGGGTTAGTCCATTtcttgtctattattattatatattattttttatttatagtaaCCTCTAAATAATGTCTTCACATTAATACAGATTGCAACCTTCTAAAGCATGCTCCAATAGGATACAtgagtctttcaaaagtgaactTGATCACAATGGAGTCAATTGGAAAAGTGTCTCATGTGACATAAAAGATGGCTATTTTGGGTAATTCAAGGTATACATCTTCATCATAATTGATTTTGTAAAGTGTACTCatttttataaatatgatattaatgtgttatcttggaaatttatttcagaaacacgTCTATTGGGATTCTTCCATTACTGATGCTGCAGTAAAGAAACACTGGCAGAGTAAGGTTGCAACTGTGTGTAGAAATTTCATTgctaaaatcaaagagaaagAGATTAGGCAAGATTTTATACATGAAGATGTCTAAGAAAGCTGGCAGCGACTT is from Capsicum annuum cultivar UCD-10X-F1 chromosome 5, UCD10Xv1.1, whole genome shotgun sequence and encodes:
- the LOC124898566 gene encoding uncharacterized protein LOC124898566; protein product: MARSRGRGSTGRGGKSAVKSNNDVTANVPTISTPAIVTSQADVIGGQNNTNQVQPLIPQIRSMVQTSDDDMNRGRGTGRGSIGCAGKSAARTNMPVRIANMPTIPTHTVAPQTAGGIGAPTSNHDSMSPSTPNQTNPTTKHVYWDSSITDAAVKKHWQSKVATSRRGGKEVAAGTHKEGSISIGEYRKRLERFEEILREKILSESVIDQIEAYSQAAGGEKKRRVFGLGSESKGYYGQTLCISCGKTSSSASHESVPAADSNLNEFVKRLIPALKNQFFPIVIAEVQKLVSSRSVFTPPTTPLDDLDSLNDDCNDLDQL